A segment of the Methylomonas paludis genome:
CAACGTGACAAGCTAACTTTGTCCGTTAGAGGTCAAGCCCCGGTATTAGTAGTCGGCGGTAAGGAACTGGTCAGCCCAGTGAGCCTGAATCTGGCCGGTTGGCAAAATCTGGCGGTTACTGCGGCCAGTAATGGTTTTACCCTGTCTCTGGATGGCAAGGCAATTGGCATTCTGCCTGCCGATGTTTCGGTACTGGATGGCGACATTGCTATCGGTGCTGCTCTGGACGGCAGCCACGGCTTTATCGGCGCTCTGGATGAATTGAGTCTGACTAAAGCCACGCTGGATGGTAATGCGCTGCAATTTGCCGCCTTGATGCAAGGCCAAAATACCGCGCCGGTCAATTACGGCGAAGATTTAACCCCAGACAGCGAAGAGGGCGGTGAATCTTATTTTGTCTCGACGCTGAATAACGTGACTGTGGACGGCTGGGTAATCATCGGTATTCTGCTGGTGATGTTCCTGATCAGTTGGATAGTGATGATAGCCAAAGCGATGGTGTTGAGCCGGACTGCCAAGGAAAACAAAAAATTTGAAGAAGCTTTTAGTGCTTTGGGTAATCAGGATATCAGCAGCCTGGATCATGCTGATGAAGCAGATCAGGCCGATTATGATGCTTCACCGCTGTTGTTGTCTTTAACCGGTAATCATGCTGAATTTGCCGGCTCTTCCATCTACCGTGTTTACCATACAGGTGTCCAGGAGATGAATAAACGTTTGGGTAAAGGGGTTAACAGCGGTTATGACCAGGTGTTATCGGCTCAGGCTTTAAATGCAGTGAAGGCCTCTATGGATGGGGTGATGGTCAGGGAGTTGCAAAAACTCAATTCGCAAATGGTGTTGCTCACCATCGCCATCAGTGGTGGCCCCTTTTTGGGTTTGCTGGGTACTGTGGTGGGGGTAATGATTACTTTTGCGGCGATTGCGGTCAGCGGTGAAGTTAACGTCAATTCAATTGCGCCGGGTATTGCTGCGGCGCTGACGGCTACGGTGGCCGGTCTGGCAGTGGCGATTCCCGCGCTGTTTGGTTACAACTATTTGGGCAGCAAAATCAAGGTGATCTCTGCAGATATGCAGGTATTTGTCGATGAATTTGTCACCAAACTGGCTGAACAGCATAGCTGATTGCTAACCACTATCCACTTATAGAGAGTAACTAGAAAATATGAAAGTCCAGGAAGAAAATGCCGCGTACGACGAAATTAATGTTACGCCGATGCTGGATCTTGCCTATGTGTTGCTGGTGGTATTTATTCTGATGACCACTGCCGCAGTGCAGGGTATTCAGGTCAATCTGCCTAAAGCCAGCAATACCCCGAGTTTGGCTAAACCCCAGACCAAAGCCATTACCGTTACCGCTGAAGGTACCATTTTTCTGGATACTTTTCCGGTCACTATGGAGCAACTGGAATCAACTCTGCTGCAATATAAAGCCGCCAATCCAGAATTGCCGGTGGTGGTGAAAGGTGACGCCACGGTTCAATATCAAAGCGTTGTCGAGATTCTGGCTTTGCTGGGCAAGCTGGATATTACCCAAGTGGGTTTGGTCACGCAAAGCTTGGTGAAATAGTTTAACCATGAGCCAAAACAAACATTTCCGGGTTTATATCCCGAAAATTATTGCCGGTGTGCTGTCGATTCTGGCGATTTATGCGGTTTATACGGTGGTTCATATGTTTATGGACCATAAACCGGCCAAAAACGAGAAAAAAATTCAACCGATTACCTTGTTAAAACCGCCGCCACCGCCGCCACCGCCACCTAAGGTGGAAAAGCCGCCTGAGCCGGAAATCAAGGAAAAAATCAAAGAACCGGAGCCGGAACCCGAGCCGGAGCCGGAAACGCCGCCCGATGAAGCGCCGGCCCGCGATCTCGGTCTGGATGCCGAGGGGACTGCCGGTTCCGATGGCTTTGGTCTGGCTGCCCGTAAAGGCGGCACCGGTTTGTTCGGCGGTGGCAATCCTTATGCCTGGTACGGCGGACTGGTGAAAAATGACATTATGGGTTTGCTGTCCAATCACGATGAATTGCGGCGTAAAGGCTATACCGCCATCGTCAAGATCTGGGTGAAATCCGATGGCAGCGTGGAACGCTTTGAACTGAGCAAGGGCAGTAATGATGCGGATATAGACGAGCTTTTGAATAAATTACTGGAAAAGCTGAAAAAAGTCGCCGAGCCACCACCACCCGGTATGCAGCAACCGATTAAATTGAAAATTACATCACGTGTCTAAAAATTACAGGAACAGAAATGAGGAATAATAAACAGCTGATAGCCGCTGTGGCGCTGTCCGGGCTGATCGGTGTGGCACATGCCGGTGAAAAGGAAGAGTTGCTGAAGTTGCGCAATACCACGGTCAATCTGATCAAACAACTGGTCAAACAGGGTATCCTCACCGATAAAATGGCCGAAGATATGATCAAACAGGCCGAGGTTGATGCTGCCAAACAAGTGGCCGACAGTAAAGCGTTGGATACCAAAGCCGCTGCTTCAGCCTCTGCGGCTTCGGCTGCCGCCGCCGCAGCAGGAGTTGCGACAGGAGCGGCGGTCGGTAAAGAAGGTGTTGGTGTAGTAACGGCCACTGCAGGATCAGCAGCAAGCCGGGAAGCCGTCCCGGCTGATGAAGTGCGGGTGGCTTATGTGCCGGACTTTGTTAAGGATGAAATCCGTCAACAGGTGCGTACTGAGTTGCGTGATCAGGTGGTTGATGATGTATTGCAAAAAGCCAAAACCGAACAATGGGGTTTGCCTAACGCCTTACCGGAATGGACTAAACGCTTCAAACTGTCCGGCGATATGCGCCTTAGAGAGCAGTCCAACTTTATGGCGGACTACAATCAGGCTAATAGCTTTATCAACTGGCAAACCATTAACTCGCAAAACAATTTCAATGGTGCTAATGGTATTTCCGGTGCCGGGGCTAATGCCTTTATGAATACCACCCAGAATCGTAATATGGCACGGGAACGCTTCCGCTTGTCTATTGATGCCGAAGTGGCCAATGGCCTGGATGCCGGCATCCGTTTGGCAACCGGTAATACGCCTAACCCGGTATCTACCAATCAATCGCTGGGTAATACCGGCGCCCAGTACCAGTTTGCTCTGGATCGAGCCTTCCTGCGCTATAACGCCTTTGACAATAATAAATTTAACTGGTTAACCGCGATGGCTGGCCGTACCCCCAACCCGTTTTTTACCGCCGGCAGCGAAGTGGTGTGGGATGAGGATTTATCATTCGAGGGCGCATCTGCTACGGTACGTAACAAGCTGGGCAGCAAAGGCGACCTGAGTGATGATATCGGTGGTAAAGGGCCGGTGGTTTATGCTACTGCCGGTATATTCCCGATGCAGACCTCCAATCTGATCAGCGGCCTAAGCGCCAGAGACAAATGGATGTTTGGTGGTCAAACCGGTCTGGAATGGGGCTTTGATAATCAGGACACCCTGCAATTCGGCGGTGCTTATTACGACTATCAAAATCTGAAAGCGGTATTGAACCGGACTGGTGCCGGTTTGTGCGCCAATAATACTGGCGATCAGAATCAGTCCGCGCCGCAGTTTATGCAGGGCGGCAACAGTTTGGTCAGTATTTGTAATGCCAATGATGGTACTCCAAACGGCTTGGTGGGTTTGGCGACCGATTACAAAATTCTGGATATCAATATGCTGTATGACCTGGCGGTGTTTTCGCCGATACATGTCAAATTCAGCGCCGATTACGCCAAAAACGTTGGCTTCAATCCCAACAAATCGGTGGTATTGGCCAACTACGGTACCGATTATGCCGGCAAAACCAATGCCTGGCAGGTTAAAGTCGATTTCGGCTGGGGCAAACTCAATACCCTGGGTAACTGGAATCTGTTTACCGGTTATCGCTACGTAGAACGCGATGCAGTATTGGATGCTTATACCGATTCGGATTTCCATAACGGTGGTACTAATGTCAAAGGCTGGATGCTGGGCGGTAACTATGCGCTGGTTAAAAACGTCTGGCTGACTGGCCGCTGGCTGAGCGGTGATGTGATCACCGGTCCGCGTTACGGTCTGGATATTATGCAGCTTGATCTTAATACCCGCTTTTAAGCGAGTGCCTATATGAATATAACTAGCAAACTGACTATAGCTCTATTTTTGACGGCCGGTTTATGCGCCGGCGTGGCTCAGGCCGCGCCGCGTGATAATGCCA
Coding sequences within it:
- a CDS encoding DUF2341 domain-containing protein, with protein sequence MKRIVCLLAALLMMPTLAQAWWNDDWGYRKKITIDVQKLQQDAVKIPGDALALVRLHTGNFTYFTDLGEKGKDLRFMSVDDKTPLKFYIEKIDTVNEMALIWVKLPKDLATEAEPAFWMYYGNPKAVDASEPAAIYEVGQMLDYHFSEGPVKDATAYANQPSAVTSTTVPGGAVGDAAGFDGTQSIRVASSPSIDLQTSVGWTLSVWVKIDQPQSDAVIFQRDKLTLSVRGQAPVLVVGGKELVSPVSLNLAGWQNLAVTAASNGFTLSLDGKAIGILPADVSVLDGDIAIGAALDGSHGFIGALDELSLTKATLDGNALQFAALMQGQNTAPVNYGEDLTPDSEEGGESYFVSTLNNVTVDGWVIIGILLVMFLISWIVMIAKAMVLSRTAKENKKFEEAFSALGNQDISSLDHADEADQADYDASPLLLSLTGNHAEFAGSSIYRVYHTGVQEMNKRLGKGVNSGYDQVLSAQALNAVKASMDGVMVRELQKLNSQMVLLTIAISGGPFLGLLGTVVGVMITFAAIAVSGEVNVNSIAPGIAAALTATVAGLAVAIPALFGYNYLGSKIKVISADMQVFVDEFVTKLAEQHS
- a CDS encoding ExbD/TolR family protein, which translates into the protein MKVQEENAAYDEINVTPMLDLAYVLLVVFILMTTAAVQGIQVNLPKASNTPSLAKPQTKAITVTAEGTIFLDTFPVTMEQLESTLLQYKAANPELPVVVKGDATVQYQSVVEILALLGKLDITQVGLVTQSLVK
- a CDS encoding TonB family protein, whose translation is MSQNKHFRVYIPKIIAGVLSILAIYAVYTVVHMFMDHKPAKNEKKIQPITLLKPPPPPPPPPKVEKPPEPEIKEKIKEPEPEPEPEPETPPDEAPARDLGLDAEGTAGSDGFGLAARKGGTGLFGGGNPYAWYGGLVKNDIMGLLSNHDELRRKGYTAIVKIWVKSDGSVERFELSKGSNDADIDELLNKLLEKLKKVAEPPPPGMQQPIKLKITSRV
- a CDS encoding putative porin — its product is MRNNKQLIAAVALSGLIGVAHAGEKEELLKLRNTTVNLIKQLVKQGILTDKMAEDMIKQAEVDAAKQVADSKALDTKAAASASAASAAAAAAGVATGAAVGKEGVGVVTATAGSAASREAVPADEVRVAYVPDFVKDEIRQQVRTELRDQVVDDVLQKAKTEQWGLPNALPEWTKRFKLSGDMRLREQSNFMADYNQANSFINWQTINSQNNFNGANGISGAGANAFMNTTQNRNMARERFRLSIDAEVANGLDAGIRLATGNTPNPVSTNQSLGNTGAQYQFALDRAFLRYNAFDNNKFNWLTAMAGRTPNPFFTAGSEVVWDEDLSFEGASATVRNKLGSKGDLSDDIGGKGPVVYATAGIFPMQTSNLISGLSARDKWMFGGQTGLEWGFDNQDTLQFGGAYYDYQNLKAVLNRTGAGLCANNTGDQNQSAPQFMQGGNSLVSICNANDGTPNGLVGLATDYKILDINMLYDLAVFSPIHVKFSADYAKNVGFNPNKSVVLANYGTDYAGKTNAWQVKVDFGWGKLNTLGNWNLFTGYRYVERDAVLDAYTDSDFHNGGTNVKGWMLGGNYALVKNVWLTGRWLSGDVITGPRYGLDIMQLDLNTRF